Proteins encoded by one window of Methanoculleus thermophilus:
- a CDS encoding nicotinate phosphoribosyltransferase, whose translation MSGRNSTEPIIHQNEPVLRISGRYRDFAVYETAILGFLCHASGVASAAAHIRLAAQDRPVYSFGSRRQHPAIAAMVERAAWIGGVDGVSNTCAPEGIPLAGTMPHAFVMCYPGTEEAWSAFARGAGPEVPRIMLADTFADEKMEAVRAAACGAKAVRLDTPRSRRGNMRAIIEEVRWELDIHGYPDVKIFLSGGLTRADVAAYRDIVDAFGVGGGDRERAGDRLCNGHRRGRGEAHRKARETKRRKAGLRDAGRPAGHAAPRRPGAGGHSAAPRPLHQERHRRRAPGDG comes from the coding sequence TTGTCTGGAAGGAATTCAACAGAGCCGATCATTCACCAAAACGAGCCCGTCCTCCGAATCTCCGGGCGCTACCGGGACTTCGCGGTCTATGAGACCGCCATCCTCGGGTTCCTCTGCCATGCTTCGGGCGTGGCGTCGGCGGCGGCCCATATCCGGCTCGCAGCTCAGGATCGCCCGGTCTACTCCTTTGGTTCGCGCCGCCAGCACCCGGCGATTGCCGCGATGGTCGAGCGGGCGGCCTGGATCGGCGGGGTGGACGGGGTGAGCAATACCTGTGCGCCTGAGGGGATCCCGCTCGCGGGGACGATGCCGCATGCCTTCGTGATGTGCTACCCGGGGACGGAGGAGGCCTGGTCTGCGTTTGCCCGGGGAGCGGGGCCGGAGGTGCCGCGGATCATGCTCGCCGATACGTTCGCCGACGAAAAGATGGAGGCGGTGAGGGCGGCGGCGTGCGGGGCGAAGGCGGTCCGGCTGGACACCCCGCGGTCGCGGCGGGGGAACATGCGGGCGATCATCGAGGAGGTGCGCTGGGAGCTCGATATCCACGGCTATCCGGACGTCAAGATCTTCCTCTCCGGGGGGCTCACCCGCGCCGACGTCGCAGCCTACCGCGATATCGTGGATGCCTTCGGGGTCGGGGGGGGCGATCGCGAACGCGCCGGTGATCGACTTTGCAATGGACATCGTCGAGGTCGAGGGGAAGCCCATCGCAAAGCGCGGGAAACGAAGCGGCGTAAAGCAGGTCTACGAGATGCCGGACGGCCGGCGGGTCACGCTGCCCCTCGCCGCCCCGGCGCCGGAGGACACAGTGCCGCTCCTCGTCCCCTTCATCAGGAACGGCACCGTCGTCGCGCGCCCGGAGATGGATGA